The Rubripirellula tenax genome contains the following window.
GCAACGGCTCGGTTTGAGTCAGTCGGCAACTAATTCATTGTTATTTCGAGCGCGGAACAAACTTCGCGAGACTCTTAGTAGGTGCTGGCACGGCGAAGAGCTGTCAGTGCCATCGCCGCCCCTTCAGCAGATTGACCGTGACGTGGCACCAGCCAAAAGAAGTTCAATATGACAGTTCACGATCCAAGCAGCGGTTTTGATCGCGATGACGCGTCGCTACGAGAGCAACTTCGGTCGGTCGCGGAAACGATGCGAATGCCAAGCGATGCAGACCAGCGAATTCGCGAGCGAATGGCGCAGTGCTACAAAGATGCGGAACAACACGCTGTACCCATTAACATTGAAGCGGCGCGATCCCAACGCCGTGCTCCTGCTTGGCTAGCGTTTGTTGTCGCGGCTAGTGTGATGCTGGCGTTCTTCTTGTTAGTGCCCAGCGGCAAGGCGTACAGTTTCGAAGCAATGCTCCGCGCCATTCGGGATCAGCCGCTCGTGCGAGCAATGCTAACGCAGGCTTCGGGTGCAGAATCGATCGGCTGGCTGCGGCAGCGGGGCGGTGTCGTGGTCGCCGTGGAAACACGTGATCGTGTCGTTTGGTGGGACGATGCGCAAAACAAACCCGGTGAATTCTCGCGAACGACGGGTGCCGTCCCCGCGCCAATGGACTCAGCGTCGACTGACTCACTCAGTGATGACCCGCAGATGATGCTGCTGCAGTTGTTGACGGCGATCCGAAGCCAATCGGGTGATCTACACTGGACCATTCGATCGGAAAGCTGGAAGGAGGTTGGCGATCTTGTTGAGTTGCGAGTTGAATTGGAATTTAATAACCATACCTCCAAGGAAACTACGTACGTTTTTGGGATCGATCCCAAGTCGCAAGTGCCTCAGTGGGTGCGAATCGAGTCCAGCGGAATCACCTCCACAGTGCAGCTTCGTTATCCGGATTCAGGACCGACTTCGCTGGCATCCTTGGGCGTCAAGCTACCTGCCGTTGAAATGTTGTTACCCAAGTCAGCGGACTCGATTGAGGTGAGTGAGCCTGAATTGATCGCGTCGTTGCCGACAACGCCCGCCGGCGAAACACCAAGGAGCAAGACTCCGGCTGATGAACCCAACGCATCCGCTGCGCCACTAGGTGACAACTCATCGTCGAGCCAAGCGAATCCGATGGTGGCCACGCGGCTAGCGGCGCGGCGCTGGCAGTCAACATCGGCCGTCGAAGTGCCCACGCTTACCCAAGACATGGTCTCGCGAGTGGACCAGCGACTAGAAGAACTGTGGCGTCAACGCTCCGTTGACCCCGTTGACCCTGCGGATTCTTATCAGCTCACGCGGCGTCTGTATCTGGATTTGACAGGTCGCGTGCCGCGAATTCACGAGATCAAAAGTTCGCTTGATCTTGAGCCGAGTGCATTGGTTGAAGAGTTGCTTGCATCGCGAGAATTCTCGAACCACATGGCCACGGTGTGGAGTCGTTTGCTATTGCCCGAAGCTGTCGACTTGAGTCAGTTCGGCGGCGTGGAAGCCTTTAACGCTTGGTTGGCAAATCAGTTCGCTGACAATGTTGGCTACGACGAAATCGTGCGACAACTATTGCAAGCGGAAGGACGAGTCGGTGAATCGGGGCCGGTGTTGTTTTACACGGCGTTGCAACTGAAGCCAGACGAGTTGGCTAAGCAAACCGCACGTGTGTTTCTCGGATCCCGAATCGATTGCGCCCAGTGCCACGATCACCCGACGGACGATTGGACTCAACAAGATTTCTGGGCTTATGCCGCTTTTTTTGCTCGGATTTCCAGACCCGAGGGACGAATGGAAGCCATGTCACCAGTGCTCCGCGTCCGCGATGTGCCCCGCGGTGATGTCAAGATTCCCGATACCGAACAAATTGTTCAACCGAGGTTTTTGGGTGGTGAGGCATTTGCCGAGCAACCCGGTGAGGCGCTTCGTCGTCAAGCATTGTCAAAGTGGATGACCAATTCTCGTCAGTTCTCGCGGGCGACCGTCAATCATGTGTGGACACATTTTTTTGGCGTCGGTTTGGTGGATCCGGCGGACGATTTTGGTCCCCACAACCCGTCCGTCTCCCCAGAACTATTGGACGAGTTGGCCGAGTTTCTGATTCAGTGCGATTTTGACCTACGCGAATTGGTTCGTGTGATCACCTCATCTGGCGCCTATCGGCTTGGTAGCGAGAGCGAAGTTCATTCCGCGGATCAACTGCGTTACTACGCTCAGATGAACACCAAGTGGCTAACGGCAGAACAGCTTTACGATGCGTTGATGACGTCTACTCGCAGTACTCAGAGTTTCGTAGCAACGGACGAAACGATGACATCGATGATGTTTGCTGATACGAGTCGAGCCGCGTTCATTGAGAAGTTCAAGGCCCCTCGGGGTTCCGCGATCGACTATCAAGCTGGGATTCCGCAGGCCCTTTCGATGATGAATGGATTGCTGACGCTCCAGGCCACCGAGGCTGAGTCGAGCGGAATGA
Protein-coding sequences here:
- a CDS encoding DUF1549 domain-containing protein, which gives rise to MTVHDPSSGFDRDDASLREQLRSVAETMRMPSDADQRIRERMAQCYKDAEQHAVPINIEAARSQRRAPAWLAFVVAASVMLAFFLLVPSGKAYSFEAMLRAIRDQPLVRAMLTQASGAESIGWLRQRGGVVVAVETRDRVVWWDDAQNKPGEFSRTTGAVPAPMDSASTDSLSDDPQMMLLQLLTAIRSQSGDLHWTIRSESWKEVGDLVELRVELEFNNHTSKETTYVFGIDPKSQVPQWVRIESSGITSTVQLRYPDSGPTSLASLGVKLPAVEMLLPKSADSIEVSEPELIASLPTTPAGETPRSKTPADEPNASAAPLGDNSSSSQANPMVATRLAARRWQSTSAVEVPTLTQDMVSRVDQRLEELWRQRSVDPVDPADSYQLTRRLYLDLTGRVPRIHEIKSSLDLEPSALVEELLASREFSNHMATVWSRLLLPEAVDLSQFGGVEAFNAWLANQFADNVGYDEIVRQLLQAEGRVGESGPVLFYTALQLKPDELAKQTARVFLGSRIDCAQCHDHPTDDWTQQDFWAYAAFFARISRPEGRMEAMSPVLRVRDVPRGDVKIPDTEQIVQPRFLGGEAFAEQPGEALRRQALSKWMTNSRQFSRATVNHVWTHFFGVGLVDPADDFGPHNPSVSPELLDELAEFLIQCDFDLRELVRVITSSGAYRLGSESEVHSADQLRYYAQMNTKWLTAEQLYDALMTSTRSTQSFVATDETMTSMMFADTSRAAFIEKFKAPRGSAIDYQAGIPQALSMMNGLLTLQATEAESSGMMNALSAPFFTDSQRVETIFMAVVSRPPASEELDTILPMLDSAASVEEKQQVLSDLFWAILNTAEFSTNH